Proteins encoded together in one Coffea arabica cultivar ET-39 chromosome 2c, Coffea Arabica ET-39 HiFi, whole genome shotgun sequence window:
- the LOC113727681 gene encoding uncharacterized protein, with the protein MADTKEGMTQEQHHVTIEAPKALQDKGEEVKEVEEKPQNKTKTKRVASLDIFRGLTVALMVLVDDAGGEWPIIGHAPWNGCNLADFVMPFFLFIVGVAIALALKRIPKRLMAIRKVIWRTIKLLFWGLLLQGGYSHAPDKLTYGVDMKRIRWCGILQRIALAYLVVALFEISTRNAQVKDLSHQWFSIFKMYIWHWVLGASVLIIYLAVLYGTRVPDWHFIVHNEDSTLLGKMLTVTCNVRGKLDPPCNAVGYVDRKVLGINHMYQHPAWKRSKACTYSSPHEGPFRDDAPAWCVAPFEPEGILSSISAILSTIIGVHFGHVLIHTKDHSSRLWHWTVMGSALLIFGITLHFTHAIPLNKQLYTLSYVCVTAGAAALVFSAFYILVDIWKLRYLFLPLEWIGMNAMLVYVMAAADIFAGFINGWYYDNPHNTLVHWIQKHIFIDVWHSTKVGILLYVIFAEILFWAIVAGIFHRLGIYWKL; encoded by the exons ATGGCAGACACCAAAGAAGGTATGACTCAAGAACAGCACCATGTCACCATAGAAGCTCCTAAAGCACTGCAAGACAAGGGAGAAGAAGTAAAAGAAGTTGAAGAGAAGCCTCAGAACAAGACAAAGACTAAGCGAGTGGCTTCCTTGGATATTTTCAGAGGCCTCACTGTTGCG TTGATGGTACTGGTTGATGATGCTGGAGGAGAATGGCCGATAATTGGGCATGCACCATGGAATGGTTGCAATCTTGCTGATTTTGTGATgccattttttctatttattgtcGGAGTGGCAATTGCACTTGCTCTCAAG AGAATACCAAAAAGGTTAATGGCTATTAGAAAGGTAATTTGGAGAACTATCAAACTTCTCTTCTGGGGTCTTCTTTTACAAG GTGGTTACTCTCATGCACCAGATAAACTTACATATGGTGTCGATATGAAAAGAATAAGGTGGTGTGGCATTCTCCAG AGAATTGCTCTTGCTTATCTGGTAGTGGCATTGTTTGAAATCTCAACAAGAAATGCTCAAGTTAAGGATCTTTCACATCAATGGTTCTCTATATTCAAGATgtatatttggcattg GGTGTTAGGAGcatctgttttaattatttacCTGGCTGTGTTATACGGAACTCGCGTTCCTGATTGGCACTTCATCGTCCACAATGAAGATAGCACACTTTTGGGCAAGATGTTAACT GTAACCTGCAATGTCAGAGGAAAATTGGATCCTCCTTGTAATGCAGTGGGTTATGTTGACAGAAAAGTGCTTGGTATTAATCACATGTATCAACATCCAGCTTGGAAGAGATCCAAG GCTTGCACTTACAGTTCTCCTCATGAGGGACCTTTTCGGGATGATGCTCCAGCATGGTGCGTAGCACCTTTTGAACCAGAAGGAATTCTGAG CTCAATTTCTGCAATCCTCTCTACAATCATTGGAGTTCATTTTGGACATGTTCTTATACATACGAAG GATCACTCATCCAGACTTTGGCACTGGACTGTCATGGGTTCAgctcttttgatttttggaatTACTCTTCATTTTACACATG CTATTCCCTTAAATAAGCAACTGTATACTCTCAGCTATGTTTGTGTGACGGCAGGAGCAGCAGCTCTGGTGTTCTCAGCATTCTATATCCTG GTTGACATTTGGAAATTGAGGTATCTGTTTCTGCCACTTGAATGGATTGGTATGAATGCCATGCTTGTGTATGTCATGGCAGCTGCAGACATTTTCGCAGGATTCATTAACGGGTGGTATTACGACAACCCTCATAACACACTG GTGCATTGGATTCAGAAGCACATATTCATTGACGTTTGGCATTCAACAAAAGTAGGGATTCTACTTTATGTCATCTTTGCAGAGATACTGTTCTGGGCTATTGTTGCTGGCATTTTCCACCGTTTGGGAATTTACTGGAAGCTTTAG
- the LOC113727679 gene encoding probable U6 snRNA-associated Sm-like protein LSm4: protein MLPLSLLKTAQGHPMLVELKNGETYNGHLVNCDTWMNIHLREVICTSKDGDRFWRMPECYIRGNTIKYLRVPDEVIDKVQEETKSRSDRKPPGVGRGRGRGRDDSAAGRQGKPIGRGMDDGAAKGAGRGKGGPAGRSGGGKGGGRGRGL from the exons ATG CTGCCACTTTCTCTGCTTAAGACTGCTCAAGGGCATCCCATG TTGGTGGAGCTAAAAAATGGGGAAACGTATAATGGACACCTTGTCAATTGTGACACTTGGATGAATATCCATCTTCGTGAAGTCATCTGCACATCAAAG GATGGAGACAGATTTTGGAGAATGCCAGAATGTTATATTCGTGGTAATACAATCAAGTATCTACGAGTTCCAGATGAG gTGATTGATAAGgttcaagaagaaacaaaaagccGTTCAG ATAGAAAGCCACCAGGCGTTGGGCGTGGAAGAGGAAGAGGTAGAGATGACAGTGCTGCTGGGAGACAGGGAAAACCAATTGGGCGTGGCATGGATGATGGAGCTGCCAAAGGTGCAGGCAGGGGCAAGGGAGGACCAGCTGGCAGGTCTGGTGGTGGTAAAG GTGGTGGGCGTGGACGTGGCTTGTAG
- the LOC113727682 gene encoding 26S proteasome regulatory subunit 6A homolog — MAAPMVEDSNFEDDQLNSMSTDDIVRASRLLDNEIRILKEELQRTNLELDSFKEKIKENQEKIKLNKQLPYLVGNIVEILEMNPEEEAEEDGANIDLDSQRKGKCVVLKTSTRQTIFLPVVGLVDPDKLKPGDLVGVNKDSYLILDTLPSEYDSRVKAMEVDEKPTEDYNDIGGLEKQIQELVEAIVLPMTHKERFQKLGIRPPKGVLLYGPPGTGKTLMARACAAQTNATFLKLAGPQLVQMFIGDGAKLVRDAFQLAKEKSPCIIFIDEIDAIGTKRFDSEVSGDREVQRTMLELLNQLDGFSSDDRIKVIAATNRADILDPALMRSGRLDRKIEFPHPSEEARARILQIHSRKMNVHPDVNFEELARSTDDFNGAQLKAVCVEAGMLALRRDATEVNHEDFNEGIIQVQAKKKASLNYYA; from the exons ATGGCGGCGCCGATGGTAGAAGACAGCAACTTCGAAGACGACCAGCTCAACTCCATGTCCACTGACGACATTGTTAGGGCTTCTCGCCTTCTCGATAACGAGATTCGGATcctcaag GAAGAGTTGCAGAGGACGAATCTAGAATTGGATTCCTTCAAGGAGAAGATTAAGGAGAATCAAGAGAAAATTAAGCTCAATAAGCAGCTTCCTTACTTGGTCGGCAATATAGTAGAg ATTTTGGAAATGAACCCAGAGGAAGAGGCTGAGGAAGATGGTGCAAATATTGACCTTGACTCTCAAAGGAAGGGCAAATGCGTTGTATTGAAAACTTCCACTCGCCAA ACAATTTTCCTTCCTGTTGTTGGCCTTGTTGACCCTGATAAATTAAAGCCTGGGGATTTGGTTGGAGTAAATAAAGATAGTTACTTGATCTTGGACACACTACCGTCTGAGTATGATTCTCGAGTCAAGGCGATGGAAGTTGATGAAAAACCAACTGAAGATTATAATGACATTGGTGGTCTGGAGAAACAG ATCCAAGAACTTGTTGAAGCCATTGTTTTGCCTATGACCCACAAagagcggtttcagaagttGGGGATTCGTCCACCAAAAGGGGTCCTTTTGTACGGACCTCCTGGAACAGGGAAGACATTAATGGCTCGTGCATGTGCCGCCCAAACAAATGCTACTTTCCTTAAGCTGGCTGGACCCCAGCTTGTACAG ATGTTCATTGGAGATGGAGCAAAGCTTGTCCGCGATGCTTTCCAGCTTGCAAAGGAAAAATCTCCTTGTATAATCTTTATTGATGAGATTGATGCCATTGGTACAAAGCGTTTTGATAG TGAAGTCAGTGGGGATAGGGAGGTCCAGAGAACTATGTTAGAACTGCTTAATCAGCTTGATGGTTTTAGCAGCGATGATCGGATAAag GTGATAGCGGCGACAAATCGAGCTGACATTCTAGACCCTGCCTTGATGAGATCAGGTCGACTTGATCGCAAAATCGAGTTCCCCCATCCGTCTGAGGAGGCCAGGGCTCGGATCTTGCAG ATACACTCCAGAAAGATGAATGTTCACCCTGATGTGAACTTTGAGGAGCTGGCTCGTTCAACAGATGATTTCAATGGGGCACAACTGAAAGCTGTCTGCGTAGAAGCAGGCATGCTAGCACTGCGGCGCGATGCCACTGAG GTGAACCATGAAGACTTTAATGAAGGTATCATCCAAGTTCAAGCAAAGAAGAAAGCCAGCTTAAATTACTATGCATAG